TATATCTTAAATACTGTgatttgaggtttttttaaaaaagtcctaatgtaaatattttactcaCAATCATGCATCTAATAGCAAATATTGGGATTCTTCTGCAATCAGTGTTAATTGACGTATACTCTCACTAGCCTGGCTCTTGGACTTGTTGGAAACACACAGGAAGCTGAAATATCACAACTGAAATACAactgcacgcacgcacacacacacatcagagctttccttctctcctgagcCATGGGGAATTCTTTTCCCTGTAAACCTGTTCCCTTCCTCATGCTTCACGTGCAAGAGGCACGAATGAGTCTTGTTTTATCATTTCTACCGGCAAGGCTGCCTCCGACCCAGGTCAGAAGTCACCGATTTCACACAGCAGGATCCCGCTGCAGACCGTGAACTAGTCCTGTGTAGTAAGCAGCTGTCTGTTCTTCAGGGAATTACTACCTGTGGGTTGTTACCAAAGAACTTTGCAATTTGAAAGATGCCGATGGCAGTGATTGGCAACGGTTGGGTCTCTGCAGCCTCCAGAGCCCAACCCGGAGTATAAAGCAGAAGCCACAGAGCCCGTGAGTCTCCCATACGATGTTTTCCATACCTTGGCAGATTTCTTCCTGATGTGTATCTGTACCGCCCCCGAGACCCACAGGGCCGTCACACCCAAACCCAGGGGGAGCCTTTGCCAGACACATGGCAGAGTGGTGCAGGTTCCCAAAGCCAGGACTGAGCTTGATTCCTTGATGTGTGTTTATCGTTACTGTTCTTGGGTGCCTTATACTCTCAAAGTATTTAGGGGCTAACAGACCCTTTGTATTTTATACTAAACAGGAGCAATTCCAAAGCAGATCTTTTCTGAGCAGGCTCTGACGCCCTCTCTCCAGCGCAGACCCTCTGGGTGTGATCGGTGGGGAATCCAGGGCCGCAGGAAGCCGGGGTGTGCAGAGGAGAGCAAATGGAATCTTCCTAGTCACTTTACTGGCAGTGGTTCCAGGCAATTAGAAAATGGctataaaataactttaatttttttttaattttgggtcTTACTCATTTTCCCTTTAGGAGATTGAACTGATCGTATATATTGATTTCTATCCTGAATTTATGGGAACTTATATGTTTGGAATGTCCTACTGTAAGACTGATGAATGTAAAGAGTTAATTTCAGGGTACAGTTTTGCcttaatggttttaaaaaataaactatttttaaaaattacttggcGAGTTTTCAGTGATGCTATGAGATGAACTGTTTGGTCTGAAAAAAACCAATCCCCAGCTGTAGGGTCTGCCCTTAACCCGGAACAGCCCCCCAGCCCCATAGCTGACGTGGTCTCTACCTGTAGAGTCCAGTGACAGAGCAGACCTGGGACGACGTGCCCCCAGAAGACAAAACCCAGCGCTAACATAGGCCAGTAAAAGCTCTTTATTCATTCTCTCATCAAACATGTTTCTAGCACCCTCCAGGCAGTGTGCACTGGCCCTGCGGAAACTACAGAATCGGACAGAGCAGTTCCTGCCCTCTAAGAACTGGCAGGCACGTGGCGAGCCCACAATCAGTGTCTCACCAATCGCTAAGGTGGGGGCCGTGAGGGCGGGGGTGCTGCGGTCTTCGGAGCACTGGGGTCTGGGGTCTGCCTTCTGGGCGCCCTCTCTGCGCGGCTCCTGGCCCTGTTGCTGCTGCAGGCGGACCCCAGCTCCCTTTGGCTACAGACACGGCTCCCGATGGCCCAGAAACAAGGTCGGTCGCAGCGGCTCCCAGCTTGGCCCCATCTCTGAGCCAGGCCACAGAAGCCCGCTGGCCAGGAGCCCCGTGCAGCGCACTGCTGCGGACCTGGTACCCGACTGGACTCACGTTCGAGAACCAGGCTGGCTGGCAGGCCTCTTGGATGGGACTTTCCTTTTCTCCAAGTCTTGCTGAATTTCCTGAGGGAAAGCATCAATGTTCTCCCGGACACAGGGGAGGCAAAATCTCTTGGAGTAGAATAAACTGCATTCCTGAAAGAAGAGGGGGACGGAGGAGCCTGAGTGCCATGGGAAGCACACTGCAGCatctcccagagcctccaggaaTCTCGCTCTCTTCCTCAACTCCCAATGAGACCCTCTAACTGACCCCAGCTTGCCTGTCCCCTACCCCTCTGTTGGCTGCAGGGACCCTCCCATAACACAGCAGACCAGCTGCGTGACCGTGAGGGCTCCCAGGACCACCAAGGCCAGGAAAGGCTGCCGCTCACACTGTCCCTGGGAAAGGCTCACGTGTCACCTCTCTCACAGTCACGCACGTGAGGTCCCAGccacagggagagagggaaggcggCCCCAGCCACACGTGGCTTACCCACCGGGCCCACGCACACCAGCCTGCCGCATAAGCCGCATCTCGAGCCGAGGATCAGGAATCTGTCCTTGTTGGGGGTGAAGGGGTCCCTCATGACGTAGCTCTCCTCCAGGAGGCTGCAGGACAGGAAGTGGTGCCAGTGGGCAGAATGGCCCAAACCTCTGCTGACGGAAGGTAACCGGCTGCACGGACCTCCCCGGGGCCTGCTCACCATGCGTGCTCATCGCGGGGAGGGGTGGCCCCCTGTGCCACCAAGTAGCAGCAGGGAGGCGAGCAGTGGTGCCaggctgggatgaaatgagaccTGCTCCGGGCTCCGTGTCAACCGCAGGGAAAGAACCACTCCTCCTCGGCCCAAAGAAGGGCTGCTGCAACTCAGCCCCCAGACCCCAGCCTGACTCAGCAGGGCGGCGGGCGGGCACAAGACCTCCATGCAAGCTCTCCAAGCCCTCCCCTCACCTCCGGGATGACACCCGCTCCCAAACTGCCTGCTTCCACACGGGGAGAACAGGGCGCTTTACCCTGGCTAAGGTTCTGGCCTCACAGCACACATCAGAAAGGAGACCAACAGGATCCGAGGCAACACCCCAGGTTCCTCAGGGCCGGAGGAAAGAAGCCTGGCCCCCGCCGCCTGTCCCACGTAATGCACCGGTCAGATCCCCACAAGGTGGCCTCTGATGGAGGACAAGTTGAAGGTCAAGAATCAAGCCCCGGGACCCACTGGCTCTACTCTGGGCCATCCATGGGCAGGTGCACGGGAAGCTGGTCCTCAGGGCTCACTCCCACCAGTACAAGAGCCGCAAGGCAGGCAGCTTCCCGCTGAGAAGGTGTCTTCGTAGGATCCAGCGGGACCAGTGACAAGGCCCAGCCCCAGACGCGCTGGCCTCTGCGGCTCCCTGCGTTCCCAGCTGCGGAGCTGTTTCAGCCTGAGCCACGGTGCTCCCACCCCACAGCTGGGGCAGCTGCCGGACTCTGGGCTGAACAGGGAGGTGGGGACTGGGAGGTTCTAGGAGAGCCGGATGGCCCTCGAACCTTGCCCTGTGCCTTCCTGGGTCACACCTGAAGTGCCCAGAGCCTGGGCCGGGTGGCCCCAGACACAACACCCTGTGTCAAGCCCTGTGTCAGACTTAGGCCAGCCAGCTCTGGGCGGGCTCCCTGGGGTGCTGGGACCCTGGTACTCACACGACAGACTGGGTGCCGGGGGGCTGCTGCCCCACGTAGCTATATGGAGCTGTTAAGGCACAGAGCTGGCACTCAAACACACCCAAGGGGCGGCACTCCGCCTCACACGCCATCTGCAAGGTCAAAAGACAGGGCATGTCGCCTATAGAACCAAGAGCTACCCACATCTCAAAGCTCCCCACTGCCTGCTTCTTACCCACAGGTGAGAAGGGCACCGTATAGACAAGGCACCTCAAGTTCAGAGTAAGTACGAGACCTGCTCAGGGTCACACGTTCTTTTCAAGCGCACTTGAGCTACTCACCAAGATAGactatattctgggccataaaatgaGCCTCAAACTTTAAAAGCCTGAAGTCATAGAGTACATTCTCCAACCccataataattaaattaaaatcagtaACAAAGAGATACgtggaaaatctccaaatatttggaaattaaatgataTACTTCCaaataaaccataattcaaagaaatcacaagagaaattagaaaatattttgaactaaatgaaaactaaaatacaaaatatcaaaatacataGAATGCAACTTAAGCAGTGTTTACAGGGACATTCActgttttaaatgcttaaattGGAAAAGAGGGCTTAAAATAAATCATCTAACTTTCTatcttaagaagctagaaaaatgcaaattaaactcaacataaacagaaaaaagaaaataataacacaaatcaaagaaacagaaaatggacaaacaatagggaaaaaaaatcgaTAAAACCAAAGCTGGTTATTTCAAAATGTCAATAAAGTTGACAACCTCTAatcagactgatcaagaaaaacaggaagaagatacaaattaccacAATGAGGAATGAAACAGGGGACATC
The genomic region above belongs to Balaenoptera musculus isolate JJ_BM4_2016_0621 chromosome 10, mBalMus1.pri.v3, whole genome shotgun sequence and contains:
- the CDPF1 gene encoding cysteine-rich DPF motif domain-containing protein 1 isoform X2; this encodes MACEAECRPLGVFECQLCALTAPYSYVGQQPPGTQSVVLLEESYVMRDPFTPNKDRFLILGSRCGLCGRLVCVGPECSLFYSKRFCLPCVRENIDAFPQEIQQDLEKRKVPSKRPASQPGSRT
- the CDPF1 gene encoding cysteine-rich DPF motif domain-containing protein 1 isoform X1, yielding MACEAECRPLGVFECQLCALTAPYSYVGQQPPGTQSVVLLEESYVMRDPFTPNKDRFLILGSRCGLCGRLVCVGPECSLFYSKRFCLPCVRENIDAFPQEIQQDLEKRKVPSKRPASQPGSRTRGARSP